In Eriocheir sinensis breed Jianghai 21 chromosome 12, ASM2467909v1, whole genome shotgun sequence, the following proteins share a genomic window:
- the LOC126997530 gene encoding uncharacterized protein LOC126997530 isoform X1 yields MWVGVAVTASLVLLARGTSGNYLVPAPRDDDRWGTLVAVAAVRGSTAKLPCRISSENPAEPVLLVLWYKNASVTPVYSYDSRGLEGRPSGGGRPHQWGDEEAWGVEQRAWFDTSQSPAHLLVRDVRGRDEGNYTCKVHFRASPSWSQRVTLTVRDPPGFPRIQDGSGQRLEGPIGPYEDGTTVRMMCLSSGEPPPGLVWGGSGAGRGRATKEQREGNIAKTWLTVVASRSMADATITCSTTNASVSSGIMHTVSTTLKVNLAPLSVRLESPAVWVSAGQQISFRCRVVGSSPPPVVQWWLGGRRLTANAPLTSVGGNVSVSTVRLTPQPGDHAVPLVCKAFSPNLSGSVLQDQITLAVHFVPVATVSVQGGGSEAATVREGGAVTFTCHLEANPAVYNVTWFHNGRALRGWAWGVEVRNATLRLLNVTAAMRGLYTCVGSNPEGDGQSNALNLNVEFAPVCAEQQRKHYVVAPGSSVTVACRVAAFPTPLTFTWALKNDSDSPPVRLHSVGREEGLTGHYTLRGVKQKSVEVLCWARNAAGTQAAPCRLAVYTQGRPGPVRNCSVDSHTAAGFRVACEAGPPRGTNTRYTLLVYTQESGGERSNSISGGDGKGEGGGGGGGGQAEPAPTLDKLMQNVTNSSPVFLVRGLRAGREFALVVRAAGDEGVSPPVVLTAFTLTDNAQTVIGLPNGGGGHAGGNGLGNSNTFSSSRSKGGGVGGEGGWTAAGEGGVEAWASWLLGLVPPLVLVLGTSLTALLLLVLIVVLLVMKFSGRPRRQRQQQQAKTSGEASPEDTPALPAGSNLGGDETSESVAEGGSDGGDVEGGTATTPATGVDSLVMTGGSGEGEVARDAAAAGRVFTAAPEDSLLAVCAPAGRAAAWAPGGSATLPRLMTGGRLPGRESRDCLTAGLRSVDASLGTSTTSVYTGASQSGLGGLTSAVSLGQVSGDGVSGISNLVGRMAPGVATSAASVTNLGDFTAAAGGVGGCLAVIGVGDFSNVGSVSAASVGVTGMPGGPRRHSTSFHQPLQVMPGTGAAVRPAGPQLPPGTWNTRL; encoded by the exons GGAcgctggtggcggtggcggcggtgcgcGGCTCCACGGCCAAGCTGCCCTGCCGCATCAGCTCCGAGAACCCCGCCGAGCCTGTCCTGCTGGTGCTGTGGTACAAGAACGCCTCCGTCACACCCGTCTACAG CTACGACTCCCGCGGGCTGGAGGGTCGGCCGAGCGGCGGGGGGCGGCCGCACCAGTGGGGGGACGAGGAGGCGTGGGGGGTGGAGCAGCGGGCGTGGTTCGACACCTCCCAGTCCCCCGCCCACCTGCTGGTGAGGGACGTGCGGGGGCGGGACGAGGGGAACTACACGTGCAAGGTTCACTTCCGGGCCTCCCCGTCCTGGTCCCAGCGCGTCACCCTCACCGTGCGGG ACCCACCGGGCTTCCCGAGAATCCAGGATGGGTCTGGGCAGCGCCTGGAGGGACCAATCGGCCCCTATGAGGACGGGACCACTGTCAGGATGATGTGCCTCAGCTCCGGGG AGCCGCCGCCGGGACTGGTGTGGGGcggcagcggggcggggcgggggcgagCGACGAAGGAGCAGCGGGAGGGCAACATTGCGAAGACGTGGCTCACCGTTGTGGCCTCCCGCTCCATGGCCGATGCGACCATCACCTGCTCCACCACCAACGCCTCCGTGTCCTCCGGCATCATGCATACCGTCTCCACCACGCTCAAGGTCAACC TGGCGCCGTTGTCGGTGCGGCTGGAGTCCCCGGCGGTGTGGGTGAGTGCCGGCCAGCAGATCTCCTTCAGGTGCCGTGTGGTGGGCTCCTCGCCGCCGCCGGTGGTGCAGTGGTGGCTGGGGGGCCGCCGCCTCACGGCCAACGCGCCGCTG ACATCAGTAGGCGGGAACGTGAGCGTGAGCACGGTGAGGCTGACGCCACAGCCCGGCGACCACGCGGTGCCGCTGGTGTGCAAGGCGTTCAGCCCCAACCTGTCCGGCAGCGTCCTGCAGGACCAGATCACCCTCGCCGTCCACT TCGTGCCCGTGGCCACCGTGAGCGTGCAGGGCGGCGGCTCCGAGGCGGCCACCGTGCGGGAGGGCGGCGCCGTCACCTTCACCTGCCACTTGGAGGCCAACCCCGCCGTGTACAACGTCACCTGGTTCCATAAC GGGCGCGCGCTGCGGGGGTGGGCGTGGGGCGTGGAGGTGCGCAACGCTACGCTGCGGCTGCTCAACGTGACGGCGGCGATGCGCGGCCTCTACACGTGCGTCGGCAGCAACCCCGAAGGCGACGGCCAGAGCAACGCCCTCAACCTCAACGTGGAGT TTGCCCCGGTGTGCGCGGAGCAGCAGAGGAAGCACTACGTTGTGGCCCCGGGAAGCTCGGTCACGGTGGCTTGCCGGGTGGCCGCCTTCCCCacgcccctcaccttcacctGGGCCCTCAAGAACGACTCAG ACAGCCCGCCCGTGAGGCTACACAGCGTGGGGCGCGAGGAGGGCCTGACGGGGCACTACACACTGAGGGGCGTGAAACAGAAGAGCGTGGAGGTGTTGTGCTGGGCCCGGAACGCCGCCGGTACCCAGGCCGCCCCGTGCAGGCTGGCCGTCTACACGCAGG GTCGGCCGGGGCCCGTGAGGAACTGCAGCGTGGATAGCCACACGGCGGCGGGGTTCCGGGTGGCGTGTGAGGCGGGGCCGCCGCGGGGCACCAACACGCGCTACACCCTCCTGGTCTACACGCAG GAGAGCGGCGGGGAGAGGAGCAACAGTATTAGTGGCGGCGATGGCAAAGgtgagggtggcggcggcggcgggggcggccaGGCTGAACCGGCGCCCACCCTGGACAAGCTGATGCAGAATGTCACCAACTCCTCGCCTGTCTTCCT TGTGCGGGGGCTGCGGGCGGGGCGGGAGTTTGCCCTGGTGGTGCGGGCGGCCGGCGACGAGGGAGTGAGTCCACCCGTCGTGCTCACCGCCTTCACGCTCACCGACAACGCCCAGACGGTtatcg gactgccaaacggaggaggaggacacgccGGCGGCAATGGCCTGGGTAACAGCAACAccttcagcagcagcaggagcaaagGCGGCGGCGTTGGCGGGGAGGGCGGGTGGACGGCGGCGGGCGAGGGCGGGGTGGAGGCCTGGGCTAGCTGGCTCCTGGGGTTGGTGCCGCCCTTGGTGCTTGTATTGGGGACGTCCCtcaccgccctcctcctcctcgtcctcatcgtcGTGCTCCTGGTGATGAAGTTCAGTGGGAGACCGCGTCGGCAGCGGCAACAACAACAG GCGAAGACCAGCGGAGAGGCGTCACCCGAGGACACGCCAGCGCTGCCAGCAG GGTCTAATCTGGGAGGTGACGAGACGAGCGAGTCTGTGGCGGAGGGAGGCAGTGACGGCGGCGACGTGGAGGGCGGGACGGCGACGACACCGGCGACAGGTGTTGACAGCTTGGTGATGACGGGCGGCAGCGGCGAGGGAGAGGTAGCGAGAGACGCTGCAGCAGCAGGTCGCGTGTTTACTGCCGCCCCCGAAGACTCGCTGCTGGCTGTCTGCGCTCCAGCG GGAAGGGCGGCAGCTTGGGCGCCGGGGGGCAGCGCGACCCTTCCCAGACTGATGACTGGCGGCCGGCTGCCGGGCCGAGAGTCACGCGACTGTCTGACAG CGGGGTTACGCTCTGTAGATGCCTCGCTTGGCACCTCAACCACCAGCGTGTACACGGGGGCCTCCCAGAGTGGCCTGGGAGGCCTCACCAGCGCTGTCAGCCTGGGGCAGGTGTCCGGGGACGGTGTGAGCGGCATCAGTAACCTGGTGGGCCGCATGGCGCCGGGCGTTGCGACATCAGCTGCTTCGGTCACGAACCTCGGTGACTTCACTGCCGCTGCTGGCGGCGTGGGCGGCTGTCTCGCCGTCATTGGCGTAGGAGACTTCTCCAACGTGGGTAGCGTGAGTGCCGCCAGTGTGGGTGTGACGGGGATGCCGGGCGGGCCGAGGCGgcactccacctccttccaccagCCGCTGCAGGTCATGCCGGGCACTGGGGCTGCGGTGCGACCTGCCGGCCCGCAGCTCCCGCCGGGCACGTGGAACACCAGGTTGTGA
- the LOC126997530 gene encoding uncharacterized protein LOC126997530 isoform X2, whose product MWVGVAVTASLVLLARGTSGNYLVPAPRDDDRWGTLVAVAAVRGSTAKLPCRISSENPAEPVLLVLWYKNASVTPVYSYDSRGLEGRPSGGGRPHQWGDEEAWGVEQRAWFDTSQSPAHLLVRDVRGRDEGNYTCKVHFRASPSWSQRVTLTVRDPPGFPRIQDGSGQRLEGPIGPYEDGTTVRMMCLSSGEPPPGLVWGGSGAGRGRATKEQREGNIAKTWLTVVASRSMADATITCSTTNASVSSGIMHTVSTTLKVNLAPLSVRLESPAVWVSAGQQISFRCRVVGSSPPPVVQWWLGGRRLTANAPLTSVGGNVSVSTVRLTPQPGDHAVPLVCKAFSPNLSGSVLQDQITLAVHFVPVATVSVQGGGSEAATVREGGAVTFTCHLEANPAVYNVTWFHNGRALRGWAWGVEVRNATLRLLNVTAAMRGLYTCVGSNPEGDGQSNALNLNVEFAPVCAEQQRKHYVVAPGSSVTVACRVAAFPTPLTFTWALKNDSDSPPVRLHSVGREEGLTGHYTLRGVKQKSVEVLCWARNAAGTQAAPCRLAVYTQGRPGPVRNCSVDSHTAAGFRVACEAGPPRGTNTRYTLLVYTQESGGERSNSISGGDGKGEGGGGGGGGQAEPAPTLDKLMQNVTNSSPVFLVRGLRAGREFALVVRAAGDEGVSPPVVLTAFTLTDNAQTVIGLPNGGGGHAGGNGLGNSNTFSSSRSKGGGVGGEGGWTAAGEGGVEAWASWLLGLVPPLVLVLGTSLTALLLLVLIVVLLVMKFSGRPRRQRQQQQAKTSGEASPEDTPALPAGSNLGGDETSESVAEGGSDGGDVEGGTATTPATGVDSLVMTGGSGEGEVARDAAAAGRVFTAAPEDSLLAVCAPAGRAAAWAPGGSATLPRLMTGGRLPGRESRDCLTDASLGTSTTSVYTGASQSGLGGLTSAVSLGQVSGDGVSGISNLVGRMAPGVATSAASVTNLGDFTAAAGGVGGCLAVIGVGDFSNVGSVSAASVGVTGMPGGPRRHSTSFHQPLQVMPGTGAAVRPAGPQLPPGTWNTRL is encoded by the exons GGAcgctggtggcggtggcggcggtgcgcGGCTCCACGGCCAAGCTGCCCTGCCGCATCAGCTCCGAGAACCCCGCCGAGCCTGTCCTGCTGGTGCTGTGGTACAAGAACGCCTCCGTCACACCCGTCTACAG CTACGACTCCCGCGGGCTGGAGGGTCGGCCGAGCGGCGGGGGGCGGCCGCACCAGTGGGGGGACGAGGAGGCGTGGGGGGTGGAGCAGCGGGCGTGGTTCGACACCTCCCAGTCCCCCGCCCACCTGCTGGTGAGGGACGTGCGGGGGCGGGACGAGGGGAACTACACGTGCAAGGTTCACTTCCGGGCCTCCCCGTCCTGGTCCCAGCGCGTCACCCTCACCGTGCGGG ACCCACCGGGCTTCCCGAGAATCCAGGATGGGTCTGGGCAGCGCCTGGAGGGACCAATCGGCCCCTATGAGGACGGGACCACTGTCAGGATGATGTGCCTCAGCTCCGGGG AGCCGCCGCCGGGACTGGTGTGGGGcggcagcggggcggggcgggggcgagCGACGAAGGAGCAGCGGGAGGGCAACATTGCGAAGACGTGGCTCACCGTTGTGGCCTCCCGCTCCATGGCCGATGCGACCATCACCTGCTCCACCACCAACGCCTCCGTGTCCTCCGGCATCATGCATACCGTCTCCACCACGCTCAAGGTCAACC TGGCGCCGTTGTCGGTGCGGCTGGAGTCCCCGGCGGTGTGGGTGAGTGCCGGCCAGCAGATCTCCTTCAGGTGCCGTGTGGTGGGCTCCTCGCCGCCGCCGGTGGTGCAGTGGTGGCTGGGGGGCCGCCGCCTCACGGCCAACGCGCCGCTG ACATCAGTAGGCGGGAACGTGAGCGTGAGCACGGTGAGGCTGACGCCACAGCCCGGCGACCACGCGGTGCCGCTGGTGTGCAAGGCGTTCAGCCCCAACCTGTCCGGCAGCGTCCTGCAGGACCAGATCACCCTCGCCGTCCACT TCGTGCCCGTGGCCACCGTGAGCGTGCAGGGCGGCGGCTCCGAGGCGGCCACCGTGCGGGAGGGCGGCGCCGTCACCTTCACCTGCCACTTGGAGGCCAACCCCGCCGTGTACAACGTCACCTGGTTCCATAAC GGGCGCGCGCTGCGGGGGTGGGCGTGGGGCGTGGAGGTGCGCAACGCTACGCTGCGGCTGCTCAACGTGACGGCGGCGATGCGCGGCCTCTACACGTGCGTCGGCAGCAACCCCGAAGGCGACGGCCAGAGCAACGCCCTCAACCTCAACGTGGAGT TTGCCCCGGTGTGCGCGGAGCAGCAGAGGAAGCACTACGTTGTGGCCCCGGGAAGCTCGGTCACGGTGGCTTGCCGGGTGGCCGCCTTCCCCacgcccctcaccttcacctGGGCCCTCAAGAACGACTCAG ACAGCCCGCCCGTGAGGCTACACAGCGTGGGGCGCGAGGAGGGCCTGACGGGGCACTACACACTGAGGGGCGTGAAACAGAAGAGCGTGGAGGTGTTGTGCTGGGCCCGGAACGCCGCCGGTACCCAGGCCGCCCCGTGCAGGCTGGCCGTCTACACGCAGG GTCGGCCGGGGCCCGTGAGGAACTGCAGCGTGGATAGCCACACGGCGGCGGGGTTCCGGGTGGCGTGTGAGGCGGGGCCGCCGCGGGGCACCAACACGCGCTACACCCTCCTGGTCTACACGCAG GAGAGCGGCGGGGAGAGGAGCAACAGTATTAGTGGCGGCGATGGCAAAGgtgagggtggcggcggcggcgggggcggccaGGCTGAACCGGCGCCCACCCTGGACAAGCTGATGCAGAATGTCACCAACTCCTCGCCTGTCTTCCT TGTGCGGGGGCTGCGGGCGGGGCGGGAGTTTGCCCTGGTGGTGCGGGCGGCCGGCGACGAGGGAGTGAGTCCACCCGTCGTGCTCACCGCCTTCACGCTCACCGACAACGCCCAGACGGTtatcg gactgccaaacggaggaggaggacacgccGGCGGCAATGGCCTGGGTAACAGCAACAccttcagcagcagcaggagcaaagGCGGCGGCGTTGGCGGGGAGGGCGGGTGGACGGCGGCGGGCGAGGGCGGGGTGGAGGCCTGGGCTAGCTGGCTCCTGGGGTTGGTGCCGCCCTTGGTGCTTGTATTGGGGACGTCCCtcaccgccctcctcctcctcgtcctcatcgtcGTGCTCCTGGTGATGAAGTTCAGTGGGAGACCGCGTCGGCAGCGGCAACAACAACAG GCGAAGACCAGCGGAGAGGCGTCACCCGAGGACACGCCAGCGCTGCCAGCAG GGTCTAATCTGGGAGGTGACGAGACGAGCGAGTCTGTGGCGGAGGGAGGCAGTGACGGCGGCGACGTGGAGGGCGGGACGGCGACGACACCGGCGACAGGTGTTGACAGCTTGGTGATGACGGGCGGCAGCGGCGAGGGAGAGGTAGCGAGAGACGCTGCAGCAGCAGGTCGCGTGTTTACTGCCGCCCCCGAAGACTCGCTGCTGGCTGTCTGCGCTCCAGCG GGAAGGGCGGCAGCTTGGGCGCCGGGGGGCAGCGCGACCCTTCCCAGACTGATGACTGGCGGCCGGCTGCCGGGCCGAGAGTCACGCGACTGTCTGACAG ATGCCTCGCTTGGCACCTCAACCACCAGCGTGTACACGGGGGCCTCCCAGAGTGGCCTGGGAGGCCTCACCAGCGCTGTCAGCCTGGGGCAGGTGTCCGGGGACGGTGTGAGCGGCATCAGTAACCTGGTGGGCCGCATGGCGCCGGGCGTTGCGACATCAGCTGCTTCGGTCACGAACCTCGGTGACTTCACTGCCGCTGCTGGCGGCGTGGGCGGCTGTCTCGCCGTCATTGGCGTAGGAGACTTCTCCAACGTGGGTAGCGTGAGTGCCGCCAGTGTGGGTGTGACGGGGATGCCGGGCGGGCCGAGGCGgcactccacctccttccaccagCCGCTGCAGGTCATGCCGGGCACTGGGGCTGCGGTGCGACCTGCCGGCCCGCAGCTCCCGCCGGGCACGTGGAACACCAGGTTGTGA